The following are from one region of the Ptychodera flava strain L36383 chromosome 15, AS_Pfla_20210202, whole genome shotgun sequence genome:
- the LOC139151563 gene encoding carbohydrate sulfotransferase 1-like — protein sequence MTKNTINNEKRKGLKSNKLLYACVVANVVFMTIVVIQRTNYQRLGNLNKEFNMRTHTNAAIDPADADSKSALSVNTSNVEARNPESNSIATSSRYLHIIVFASKRTGSSFTGEILNQNPEVMYLFEPLHQFTFSVLRGHMEADIFESQSIEMLDSLFKCDFQGSPFVTTLANNIFCSKSRALTTTLCGAHKARNDKAKVISTLTNICNSYSIRAFKTIRLYDLELLRSYAVDPMINLKIIHLVRDPRGVMNSRRKLHEINHDYHRKNVPWDETEDLCRDLVKNLHIASSSPAWLKDAYMLVRYEDLARQPNKMADNIYQFLGIRMPKEVQDWIQRNTKSGDRRAFSTRRNSSATATQWRESYLIRTYLKFKKSASLP from the exons ATGACGAAAAACACAATAAACAACGAAAAGAGGAAGGGTTTGAAGTCCAACAAGCTACTTTACGCATGCGTCGTTGCCAATGTTGTCTTTATGACAATCGTGGTCATCCAGAGAACGA ATTATCAACGTCTTGGCAACCTTAACAAAGAGTTCAACATGCGCACGCACACCAATGCGGCCATCGATCCGGCGGATGCTGACTCAAAGAGTGCTCTCTCGGTGAACACGTCAAACGTTGAAGCTCGTAACCCTGAATCCAACAGTATCGCTACGTCCAGCAGGTATCTGCACATTATCGTGTTTGCAAGCAAGAGGACAGGATCATCATTTACCGGCGAAATTTTGAACCAGAACCCGGAAGTCATGTACCTCTTTGAACCACTACACCAGTTTACTTTCAGTGTCCTGAGAGGCCATATGGAAGCAGATATCTTCGAATCTCAGTCCATCGAAATGTTGGACAGTTTGTTCAAGTGTGATTTTCAGGGGTCTCCCTTCGTGACCACATTAGCAAATAATATCTTCTGTTCAAAAAGCCGTGCTTTAACAACAACTCTTTGTGGTGCTCACAAGGCTAGAAATGATAAAGCAAAGGTTATCTCAACGCTAACAAATATATGCAACAGCTACAGTATTCGTGCTTTTAAAACTATCAGACTGTACGATCTCGAACTCCTCCGCTCATATGCAGTGGATCCTATGATAAACTTGAAAATTATTCACCTCGTCCGCGACCCACGAGGTGTGATGAACTCGAGGCGAAAGCTCCACGAGATAAATCATGACTATCATAGGAAAAACGTACCCTGGGACGAGACTGAAGACCTATGCAGGGACCTGGTCAAAAATTTACACATTGCTAGTTCCTCCCCTGCATGGCTGAAAGATGCTTATATGCTTGTAAGGTACGAGGATTTAGCAAGACAACCGAATAAGATGGCCGACAATATTTATCAATTCCTCGGGATACGCATGCCCAAGGAGGTTCAAGATTGGATCCAGCGGAATACAAAGTCAGGTGATCGAAGAGCATTCAGTACAAGGCGAAATTCGTCAGCTACTGCCACGCAATGGAGAGAGAGTTACCTTATCAGAACGTACTTAAAGTTCAAGAAAAGTGCATCCCTGCCATGA